The following proteins come from a genomic window of Alosa alosa isolate M-15738 ecotype Scorff River chromosome 2, AALO_Geno_1.1, whole genome shotgun sequence:
- the gigyf1b gene encoding GRB10-interacting GYF protein 1 isoform X1, with protein MTAESLNFGPEWLRALSRGGSVTSPPPSPAMPKSKLADYRYGREEMLALYIKDNKVPEQLQDKEFAPVLQEQPLQPLALVPLTEEEQVERNFSMSVNSSAVLRLMGKGGGAAPVGVARGRGTVRGGRGRGRGEGGFYQRGPEEGEVGFGRSREMHRSQSWDDRGERRFEKPLRRDGVRVGFEEGAAGARKDFSRSDSDNWRTLREEEEDAAAAAAGAAATEPGGSWRTVGGRRDDGGPRSAGWRDHVKKFDFPDGGRRRTGSDGMDDDRDLPEWCTDEEDGEMGTFDSSGAFMCIKKSSRDPIPEDQELEFEALEDERGQERRESAGEGGEEAATSAAASVYQPFFNEREMLTVTEVEMMMPGPSSSSSSSSPPAMPAPPPSLTLLPPTNPEPAPPASALPINSTREPAEDVVPPGGSGQPSTGSSHSVSSPPASGAAGADLPPAGGDNEEEEERMKHLQQEAEKMVASLQDTSLEEERFTQALQESHGVGSSAGSGAGPTHAHSHTHQAAAAAAASSSSTHPHGHSHSASSHSLAHPASALPLSHEAAMKWFYKDPQGEIQGPFSTVEMCEWFQAGYFTMTLLVKRGCDEGFQPLGDVIKMWGRVPFSPGPSPPPLLSNMDQEVFKKQLEQVATAALYQQQLQMRYQHINSNRCGESSMMPAMNRSMSVPDSGSLWDMHTSASQQSAGGEASLWDLTMGNLPQGLTLEQLQQKLQQERREAELRVKREEEERKRREEKRRQQEEQKRREEEELFHRKQQCRQQQELIMKLLQQSQQQQQQQQQQQQVVGVGAQSQGPCWNSAQSNPLAKPPKTPLNLLEMEAERLLKQQHRVQQQQPRDRQSHGGLTMGQWGDGGVGGMWGAGSLEGKASGGGSSGGNSGGMGLWDEAVKNQSSHRSMSLKNSHSSPSLSEQYMLRRKHTEDEEKLLRLLQGMKPQPQDGFTTWSEQMLHALNTSANNSSSSQEVATIVAYLKEVESPYEVHDFIRAYLGDTVEAKEFAKQFLERRAKQKANQQRQQQQQQQQQLSKELSGLNMNFPLQSMFQASHSGKGGVYDTQASKMKKKPNMMIHSDPSILGYSFLGAGERMILGEMETVEDY; from the exons ATGACTGCAGAGTCCCTTAACTTCGGTCCAGAATG GCTCCGTGCACTATCTCGAGGGGGGAGTGTgacatctcctcctccatcccccgCCATGCCAAAGTCCAAGCTGGCCGACTACCGCTACGGCCGCGAGGAGATGCTAGCACTTTATATCAAAGATAATAAG GTTCCAGAGCAGCTGCAGGATAAGGAGTTTGCGCCCGTGCTGCAGGAGCAGCCTCTGCAGCCTCTAGCCCTGGTGCCCCTGACGGAGGAAGAGCAGGTAGAG AGGAACTTCTCCATGTCCGTGAACAGCTCTGCTGTGCTGAGGCTCATGGGAAAAGGGGGAGGGGCTGCCCCTGTGGGAGTGGCCCGAGGCCGAGGGACTGttcgaggaggaagag GAAGGGGACGAGGAGAGGGCGGTTTCTACCAAAGAGGTCCAGAAGAAGGAGAGGTGGGCTTTGGCCGCAGCAGAGAGATGCATCGCAGCCAAAGCTGGGACGACAG AGGTGAGCGTCGCTTTGAGAAGCCCCTGCGGAGAGACGGGGTTCGGGTGGGCTTCGAGGAGGGTGCCGCGGGGGCACGGAAGGACTTCTCGCGCTCTGACAGCGACAACTGGCGCAcgctgagggaggaggaggaggacgccgctgctgccgccgccggCGCTGCCGCCACTGAGCCAGGAGGAAGCTGGAGGACCGTGGGAGGCAGACGTGATG ATGGGGGCCCGCGCTCAGCAGGGTGGCGTGACCACGTCAAGAAGTTCGACTTCCCTGATGGCGGTCGCCGACGTACCGGAAGCGATGGAATGGATGACGACCGGGACCTACCGGAGTGGTGCACTGacgaggaggatggagagatgggcACCTTCGACTCGTCCGGAGCCTTTATGTGcatcaag AAGAGCTCGCGGGACCCCATCCCCGAGGACCAGGAGCTGGAGTTTGAAGCTCTGGAGGACGAGAGGGGTCAGGAGCGGAGGGAGAGTGCCGGAGAGGGAGGTGAGGAGGCCGCCACCTCCGCTGCCGCCTCCGTCTATCAGCCATTCTTCA atgAGCGTGAGATGCTGACGGTCACTGAGGTGGAGATGATGATGCCCGGgccttcatcttcctcctcctcttcctctcccccagCCATGCCTGCCCCCCCACCCTCGCTGACTCTGCTCCCTCCCACCAATCCAGAGCCTGCACCCCCTGCTTCAGCACTGCCCATAAACAGCACTCGGGAGCctgctgaag ATGTAGTGCCACCAGGGGGCAGTGGTCAGCCGAGCACCGGCTCCTCTCACAGTGTCTCGTCTCCCCCTGCTTCTGGAGCTGCTGGAGCGGACCTCCCACCAGCAGGTGGAGacaacgaggaggaggaggagcgcatGAAGCACTTGCAGCAA gagGCAGAGAAGATGGTGGCGTCCCTCCAGGACACCTCCCTGGAGGAGGAGCGCTTCACGCAGGCCCTGCAGGAGAGCCACGGCGTGGGGTCCAGCGCAGGGTCCGGTGCCGGCCCCACGCACGCCCACTCTCACACCCACCAGGCTGCGgctgccgccgccgcctcctcctcctccacgcaCCCGCACGGCCACTCCCACTCGGCCTCGTCGCACTCGCTGGCGCACCCGGCCAGCGCGCTCCCGCTCTCTCACGAGGCAGCCATGAAGTGGTTCTACAAAGACCCCCAAGGAGAGATCCAAG gCCCTTTCTCCACCGTGGAGATGTGCGAGTGGTTCCAGGCGGGCTACTTCACCATGACCCTGTTGGTAAAGCGGGGCTGTGACGAGGGCTTCCAGCCCCTGGGAGACGTGATCAAGATGTGGGGGCGCGTGCCTTTCTCCCCTGGGCCCTCCCCACCACCCCTGCTG AGCAACATGGACCAGGAAGTGTTTAAGAAGCAGCTGGAGCAGGTGGCCACCGCTGCCCTGTATCAGCAGCAGCTCCAGATGCGCTACCAGCATATAAACAG CAACCGGTGTGGGGAGTCGAGCATGATGCCAGCTATGAACAGGTCCATGTCGGTCCCAGACAGCGGGTCTTTGTGGGATATGCATACCTCAGCTTCACAGCAGTCAG caggcgGTGAAGCCAGTCTGTGGGACTTAACCATGGGCAACTTACCTCAGGGGCTAACGCTGGAGCAGCTGCAACAGAAG cttCAGCAGGAGCGTCGTGAAGCTGAACTCAGGGttaagagggaggaggaggagaggaaacggagggaagagaagaggaggcaacaggaggagcagaagaggagagaagaggaggagcttTTCCACCGCAAACAG cAGTGTCGTCAGCAGCAGGAGCTGATCATGAAGCTGCTCCAGcagagccagcagcagcagcagcagcagcagcagcagcagcaggtggtGGGCGTGGGGGCCCAGTCCCAGGGGCCCTGCTGGAACTCAGCCCAGTCCAACCCGCTGGCCAAGCCCCCCAAGACTCCCCTCAACCTGCTGGAGATGGAGGCCGAGCGGCTGCTCAAGCAGCAGCACAgggtccagcagcagcagccaagaGACCGG CAGTCGCATGGTGGCCTGACGATGGGCCAGTGGGGTGACGGTGGCGTGGGGGGCATGTGGGGCGCGGGCAGCCTGGAGGGAAAGGCCAGTGGAGGGGGCAGCAGTGGAGGCAACTCTGGAGGAATGGGCCTCTGGGACGAGGCTGTGAAGAACCAGAGCAGCCACCGTAGCATGAGCCTCAAGAACAGCCACAGCAGCCCCTCACTcag tgagcaGTACATGCTGCGGCGGAAGCACACGGAGGACGAGGAGAAGCTGCTGCGTCTGCTGCAGGGCATGAAGCCGCAGCCTCAGGACGGCTTCACCACCTGGAGCGAGCAGATGCTGCACGCGCTCAACACCTCCGCCAacaactcctcctcctctcaggaAG TGGCCACCATCGTGGCATATCTTAAGGAGGTGGAGTCGCCTTACGAGGTGCACGACTTCATCCGCGCCTACCTGGGGGACACGGTGGAAGCCAAAGAGTTCGCCAAGCAGTTCCTGGAGCGCCGTGCCAAACAGAAAGCTAACCAGCAgaggcaacagcagcagcaacagcagcagcag CTATCAAAGGAGCTGTCTGGTCTAAACATGAACTTCCCTCTGCAG tcCATGTTCCAGGCATCCCATTCTGGGAAAGGCGGCGTGTACGACACCCAGGCGAGCAAGATGAAGAAGAAGCCCAACATGATGATCCACTCTGACCCCAGCATTCTCG GCTACTCGTTCTTGGGTGCAGGGGAGCGAATGATCCTGGGCGAGATGGAGACCGTGGAGGATTACTAA
- the gigyf1b gene encoding GRB10-interacting GYF protein 1 isoform X3 yields MTAESLNFGPEWLRALSRGGSVTSPPPSPAMPKSKLADYRYGREEMLALYIKDNKVPEQLQDKEFAPVLQEQPLQPLALVPLTEEEQRNFSMSVNSSAVLRLMGKGGGAAPVGVARGRGTVRGGRGRGRGEGGFYQRGPEEGEVGFGRSREMHRSQSWDDRGERRFEKPLRRDGVRVGFEEGAAGARKDFSRSDSDNWRTLREEEEDAAAAAAGAAATEPGGSWRTVGGRRDDGGPRSAGWRDHVKKFDFPDGGRRRTGSDGMDDDRDLPEWCTDEEDGEMGTFDSSGAFMCIKKSSRDPIPEDQELEFEALEDERGQERRESAGEGGEEAATSAAASVYQPFFNEREMLTVTEVEMMMPGPSSSSSSSSPPAMPAPPPSLTLLPPTNPEPAPPASALPINSTREPAEDVVPPGGSGQPSTGSSHSVSSPPASGAAGADLPPAGGDNEEEEERMKHLQQEAEKMVASLQDTSLEEERFTQALQESHGVGSSAGSGAGPTHAHSHTHQAAAAAAASSSSTHPHGHSHSASSHSLAHPASALPLSHEAAMKWFYKDPQGEIQGPFSTVEMCEWFQAGYFTMTLLVKRGCDEGFQPLGDVIKMWGRVPFSPGPSPPPLLSNMDQEVFKKQLEQVATAALYQQQLQMRYQHINSNRCGESSMMPAMNRSMSVPDSGSLWDMHTSASQQSAGGEASLWDLTMGNLPQGLTLEQLQQKLQQERREAELRVKREEEERKRREEKRRQQEEQKRREEEELFHRKQQCRQQQELIMKLLQQSQQQQQQQQQQQQVVGVGAQSQGPCWNSAQSNPLAKPPKTPLNLLEMEAERLLKQQHRVQQQQPRDRQSHGGLTMGQWGDGGVGGMWGAGSLEGKASGGGSSGGNSGGMGLWDEAVKNQSSHRSMSLKNSHSSPSLSEQYMLRRKHTEDEEKLLRLLQGMKPQPQDGFTTWSEQMLHALNTSANNSSSSQEVATIVAYLKEVESPYEVHDFIRAYLGDTVEAKEFAKQFLERRAKQKANQQRQQQQQQQQQLSKELSGLNMNFPLQSMFQASHSGKGGVYDTQASKMKKKPNMMIHSDPSILGYSFLGAGERMILGEMETVEDY; encoded by the exons ATGACTGCAGAGTCCCTTAACTTCGGTCCAGAATG GCTCCGTGCACTATCTCGAGGGGGGAGTGTgacatctcctcctccatcccccgCCATGCCAAAGTCCAAGCTGGCCGACTACCGCTACGGCCGCGAGGAGATGCTAGCACTTTATATCAAAGATAATAAG GTTCCAGAGCAGCTGCAGGATAAGGAGTTTGCGCCCGTGCTGCAGGAGCAGCCTCTGCAGCCTCTAGCCCTGGTGCCCCTGACGGAGGAAGAGCAG AGGAACTTCTCCATGTCCGTGAACAGCTCTGCTGTGCTGAGGCTCATGGGAAAAGGGGGAGGGGCTGCCCCTGTGGGAGTGGCCCGAGGCCGAGGGACTGttcgaggaggaagag GAAGGGGACGAGGAGAGGGCGGTTTCTACCAAAGAGGTCCAGAAGAAGGAGAGGTGGGCTTTGGCCGCAGCAGAGAGATGCATCGCAGCCAAAGCTGGGACGACAG AGGTGAGCGTCGCTTTGAGAAGCCCCTGCGGAGAGACGGGGTTCGGGTGGGCTTCGAGGAGGGTGCCGCGGGGGCACGGAAGGACTTCTCGCGCTCTGACAGCGACAACTGGCGCAcgctgagggaggaggaggaggacgccgctgctgccgccgccggCGCTGCCGCCACTGAGCCAGGAGGAAGCTGGAGGACCGTGGGAGGCAGACGTGATG ATGGGGGCCCGCGCTCAGCAGGGTGGCGTGACCACGTCAAGAAGTTCGACTTCCCTGATGGCGGTCGCCGACGTACCGGAAGCGATGGAATGGATGACGACCGGGACCTACCGGAGTGGTGCACTGacgaggaggatggagagatgggcACCTTCGACTCGTCCGGAGCCTTTATGTGcatcaag AAGAGCTCGCGGGACCCCATCCCCGAGGACCAGGAGCTGGAGTTTGAAGCTCTGGAGGACGAGAGGGGTCAGGAGCGGAGGGAGAGTGCCGGAGAGGGAGGTGAGGAGGCCGCCACCTCCGCTGCCGCCTCCGTCTATCAGCCATTCTTCA atgAGCGTGAGATGCTGACGGTCACTGAGGTGGAGATGATGATGCCCGGgccttcatcttcctcctcctcttcctctcccccagCCATGCCTGCCCCCCCACCCTCGCTGACTCTGCTCCCTCCCACCAATCCAGAGCCTGCACCCCCTGCTTCAGCACTGCCCATAAACAGCACTCGGGAGCctgctgaag ATGTAGTGCCACCAGGGGGCAGTGGTCAGCCGAGCACCGGCTCCTCTCACAGTGTCTCGTCTCCCCCTGCTTCTGGAGCTGCTGGAGCGGACCTCCCACCAGCAGGTGGAGacaacgaggaggaggaggagcgcatGAAGCACTTGCAGCAA gagGCAGAGAAGATGGTGGCGTCCCTCCAGGACACCTCCCTGGAGGAGGAGCGCTTCACGCAGGCCCTGCAGGAGAGCCACGGCGTGGGGTCCAGCGCAGGGTCCGGTGCCGGCCCCACGCACGCCCACTCTCACACCCACCAGGCTGCGgctgccgccgccgcctcctcctcctccacgcaCCCGCACGGCCACTCCCACTCGGCCTCGTCGCACTCGCTGGCGCACCCGGCCAGCGCGCTCCCGCTCTCTCACGAGGCAGCCATGAAGTGGTTCTACAAAGACCCCCAAGGAGAGATCCAAG gCCCTTTCTCCACCGTGGAGATGTGCGAGTGGTTCCAGGCGGGCTACTTCACCATGACCCTGTTGGTAAAGCGGGGCTGTGACGAGGGCTTCCAGCCCCTGGGAGACGTGATCAAGATGTGGGGGCGCGTGCCTTTCTCCCCTGGGCCCTCCCCACCACCCCTGCTG AGCAACATGGACCAGGAAGTGTTTAAGAAGCAGCTGGAGCAGGTGGCCACCGCTGCCCTGTATCAGCAGCAGCTCCAGATGCGCTACCAGCATATAAACAG CAACCGGTGTGGGGAGTCGAGCATGATGCCAGCTATGAACAGGTCCATGTCGGTCCCAGACAGCGGGTCTTTGTGGGATATGCATACCTCAGCTTCACAGCAGTCAG caggcgGTGAAGCCAGTCTGTGGGACTTAACCATGGGCAACTTACCTCAGGGGCTAACGCTGGAGCAGCTGCAACAGAAG cttCAGCAGGAGCGTCGTGAAGCTGAACTCAGGGttaagagggaggaggaggagaggaaacggagggaagagaagaggaggcaacaggaggagcagaagaggagagaagaggaggagcttTTCCACCGCAAACAG cAGTGTCGTCAGCAGCAGGAGCTGATCATGAAGCTGCTCCAGcagagccagcagcagcagcagcagcagcagcagcagcagcaggtggtGGGCGTGGGGGCCCAGTCCCAGGGGCCCTGCTGGAACTCAGCCCAGTCCAACCCGCTGGCCAAGCCCCCCAAGACTCCCCTCAACCTGCTGGAGATGGAGGCCGAGCGGCTGCTCAAGCAGCAGCACAgggtccagcagcagcagccaagaGACCGG CAGTCGCATGGTGGCCTGACGATGGGCCAGTGGGGTGACGGTGGCGTGGGGGGCATGTGGGGCGCGGGCAGCCTGGAGGGAAAGGCCAGTGGAGGGGGCAGCAGTGGAGGCAACTCTGGAGGAATGGGCCTCTGGGACGAGGCTGTGAAGAACCAGAGCAGCCACCGTAGCATGAGCCTCAAGAACAGCCACAGCAGCCCCTCACTcag tgagcaGTACATGCTGCGGCGGAAGCACACGGAGGACGAGGAGAAGCTGCTGCGTCTGCTGCAGGGCATGAAGCCGCAGCCTCAGGACGGCTTCACCACCTGGAGCGAGCAGATGCTGCACGCGCTCAACACCTCCGCCAacaactcctcctcctctcaggaAG TGGCCACCATCGTGGCATATCTTAAGGAGGTGGAGTCGCCTTACGAGGTGCACGACTTCATCCGCGCCTACCTGGGGGACACGGTGGAAGCCAAAGAGTTCGCCAAGCAGTTCCTGGAGCGCCGTGCCAAACAGAAAGCTAACCAGCAgaggcaacagcagcagcaacagcagcagcag CTATCAAAGGAGCTGTCTGGTCTAAACATGAACTTCCCTCTGCAG tcCATGTTCCAGGCATCCCATTCTGGGAAAGGCGGCGTGTACGACACCCAGGCGAGCAAGATGAAGAAGAAGCCCAACATGATGATCCACTCTGACCCCAGCATTCTCG GCTACTCGTTCTTGGGTGCAGGGGAGCGAATGATCCTGGGCGAGATGGAGACCGTGGAGGATTACTAA
- the gigyf1b gene encoding GRB10-interacting GYF protein 1 isoform X4 — protein MTAESLNFGPEWLRALSRGGSVTSPPPSPAMPKSKLADYRYGREEMLALYIKDNKVPEQLQDKEFAPVLQEQPLQPLALVPLTEEEQRNFSMSVNSSAVLRLMGKGGGAAPVGVARGRGTVRGGRGRGRGEGGFYQRGPEEGEVGFGRSREMHRSQSWDDRGERRFEKPLRRDGVRVGFEEGAAGARKDFSRSDSDNWRTLREEEEDAAAAAAGAAATEPGGSWRTVGGRRDDGGPRSAGWRDHVKKFDFPDGGRRRTGSDGMDDDRDLPEWCTDEEDGEMGTFDSSGAFMCIKKSSRDPIPEDQELEFEALEDERGQERRESAGEGGEEAATSAAASVYQPFFNEREMLTVTEVEMMMPGPSSSSSSSSPPAMPAPPPSLTLLPPTNPEPAPPASALPINSTREPAEDVVPPGGSGQPSTGSSHSVSSPPASGAAGADLPPAGGDNEEEEERMKHLQQEAEKMVASLQDTSLEEERFTQALQESHGVGSSAGSGAGPTHAHSHTHQAAAAAAASSSSTHPHGHSHSASSHSLAHPASALPLSHEAAMKWFYKDPQGEIQGPFSTVEMCEWFQAGYFTMTLLVKRGCDEGFQPLGDVIKMWGRVPFSPGPSPPPLLSNMDQEVFKKQLEQVATAALYQQQLQMRYQHINSNRCGESSMMPAMNRSMSVPDSGSLWDMHTSASQQSGGEASLWDLTMGNLPQGLTLEQLQQKLQQERREAELRVKREEEERKRREEKRRQQEEQKRREEEELFHRKQQCRQQQELIMKLLQQSQQQQQQQQQQQQVVGVGAQSQGPCWNSAQSNPLAKPPKTPLNLLEMEAERLLKQQHRVQQQQPRDRQSHGGLTMGQWGDGGVGGMWGAGSLEGKASGGGSSGGNSGGMGLWDEAVKNQSSHRSMSLKNSHSSPSLSEQYMLRRKHTEDEEKLLRLLQGMKPQPQDGFTTWSEQMLHALNTSANNSSSSQEVATIVAYLKEVESPYEVHDFIRAYLGDTVEAKEFAKQFLERRAKQKANQQRQQQQQQQQQLSKELSGLNMNFPLQSMFQASHSGKGGVYDTQASKMKKKPNMMIHSDPSILGYSFLGAGERMILGEMETVEDY, from the exons ATGACTGCAGAGTCCCTTAACTTCGGTCCAGAATG GCTCCGTGCACTATCTCGAGGGGGGAGTGTgacatctcctcctccatcccccgCCATGCCAAAGTCCAAGCTGGCCGACTACCGCTACGGCCGCGAGGAGATGCTAGCACTTTATATCAAAGATAATAAG GTTCCAGAGCAGCTGCAGGATAAGGAGTTTGCGCCCGTGCTGCAGGAGCAGCCTCTGCAGCCTCTAGCCCTGGTGCCCCTGACGGAGGAAGAGCAG AGGAACTTCTCCATGTCCGTGAACAGCTCTGCTGTGCTGAGGCTCATGGGAAAAGGGGGAGGGGCTGCCCCTGTGGGAGTGGCCCGAGGCCGAGGGACTGttcgaggaggaagag GAAGGGGACGAGGAGAGGGCGGTTTCTACCAAAGAGGTCCAGAAGAAGGAGAGGTGGGCTTTGGCCGCAGCAGAGAGATGCATCGCAGCCAAAGCTGGGACGACAG AGGTGAGCGTCGCTTTGAGAAGCCCCTGCGGAGAGACGGGGTTCGGGTGGGCTTCGAGGAGGGTGCCGCGGGGGCACGGAAGGACTTCTCGCGCTCTGACAGCGACAACTGGCGCAcgctgagggaggaggaggaggacgccgctgctgccgccgccggCGCTGCCGCCACTGAGCCAGGAGGAAGCTGGAGGACCGTGGGAGGCAGACGTGATG ATGGGGGCCCGCGCTCAGCAGGGTGGCGTGACCACGTCAAGAAGTTCGACTTCCCTGATGGCGGTCGCCGACGTACCGGAAGCGATGGAATGGATGACGACCGGGACCTACCGGAGTGGTGCACTGacgaggaggatggagagatgggcACCTTCGACTCGTCCGGAGCCTTTATGTGcatcaag AAGAGCTCGCGGGACCCCATCCCCGAGGACCAGGAGCTGGAGTTTGAAGCTCTGGAGGACGAGAGGGGTCAGGAGCGGAGGGAGAGTGCCGGAGAGGGAGGTGAGGAGGCCGCCACCTCCGCTGCCGCCTCCGTCTATCAGCCATTCTTCA atgAGCGTGAGATGCTGACGGTCACTGAGGTGGAGATGATGATGCCCGGgccttcatcttcctcctcctcttcctctcccccagCCATGCCTGCCCCCCCACCCTCGCTGACTCTGCTCCCTCCCACCAATCCAGAGCCTGCACCCCCTGCTTCAGCACTGCCCATAAACAGCACTCGGGAGCctgctgaag ATGTAGTGCCACCAGGGGGCAGTGGTCAGCCGAGCACCGGCTCCTCTCACAGTGTCTCGTCTCCCCCTGCTTCTGGAGCTGCTGGAGCGGACCTCCCACCAGCAGGTGGAGacaacgaggaggaggaggagcgcatGAAGCACTTGCAGCAA gagGCAGAGAAGATGGTGGCGTCCCTCCAGGACACCTCCCTGGAGGAGGAGCGCTTCACGCAGGCCCTGCAGGAGAGCCACGGCGTGGGGTCCAGCGCAGGGTCCGGTGCCGGCCCCACGCACGCCCACTCTCACACCCACCAGGCTGCGgctgccgccgccgcctcctcctcctccacgcaCCCGCACGGCCACTCCCACTCGGCCTCGTCGCACTCGCTGGCGCACCCGGCCAGCGCGCTCCCGCTCTCTCACGAGGCAGCCATGAAGTGGTTCTACAAAGACCCCCAAGGAGAGATCCAAG gCCCTTTCTCCACCGTGGAGATGTGCGAGTGGTTCCAGGCGGGCTACTTCACCATGACCCTGTTGGTAAAGCGGGGCTGTGACGAGGGCTTCCAGCCCCTGGGAGACGTGATCAAGATGTGGGGGCGCGTGCCTTTCTCCCCTGGGCCCTCCCCACCACCCCTGCTG AGCAACATGGACCAGGAAGTGTTTAAGAAGCAGCTGGAGCAGGTGGCCACCGCTGCCCTGTATCAGCAGCAGCTCCAGATGCGCTACCAGCATATAAACAG CAACCGGTGTGGGGAGTCGAGCATGATGCCAGCTATGAACAGGTCCATGTCGGTCCCAGACAGCGGGTCTTTGTGGGATATGCATACCTCAGCTTCACAGCAGTCAG gcgGTGAAGCCAGTCTGTGGGACTTAACCATGGGCAACTTACCTCAGGGGCTAACGCTGGAGCAGCTGCAACAGAAG cttCAGCAGGAGCGTCGTGAAGCTGAACTCAGGGttaagagggaggaggaggagaggaaacggagggaagagaagaggaggcaacaggaggagcagaagaggagagaagaggaggagcttTTCCACCGCAAACAG cAGTGTCGTCAGCAGCAGGAGCTGATCATGAAGCTGCTCCAGcagagccagcagcagcagcagcagcagcagcagcagcagcaggtggtGGGCGTGGGGGCCCAGTCCCAGGGGCCCTGCTGGAACTCAGCCCAGTCCAACCCGCTGGCCAAGCCCCCCAAGACTCCCCTCAACCTGCTGGAGATGGAGGCCGAGCGGCTGCTCAAGCAGCAGCACAgggtccagcagcagcagccaagaGACCGG CAGTCGCATGGTGGCCTGACGATGGGCCAGTGGGGTGACGGTGGCGTGGGGGGCATGTGGGGCGCGGGCAGCCTGGAGGGAAAGGCCAGTGGAGGGGGCAGCAGTGGAGGCAACTCTGGAGGAATGGGCCTCTGGGACGAGGCTGTGAAGAACCAGAGCAGCCACCGTAGCATGAGCCTCAAGAACAGCCACAGCAGCCCCTCACTcag tgagcaGTACATGCTGCGGCGGAAGCACACGGAGGACGAGGAGAAGCTGCTGCGTCTGCTGCAGGGCATGAAGCCGCAGCCTCAGGACGGCTTCACCACCTGGAGCGAGCAGATGCTGCACGCGCTCAACACCTCCGCCAacaactcctcctcctctcaggaAG TGGCCACCATCGTGGCATATCTTAAGGAGGTGGAGTCGCCTTACGAGGTGCACGACTTCATCCGCGCCTACCTGGGGGACACGGTGGAAGCCAAAGAGTTCGCCAAGCAGTTCCTGGAGCGCCGTGCCAAACAGAAAGCTAACCAGCAgaggcaacagcagcagcaacagcagcagcag CTATCAAAGGAGCTGTCTGGTCTAAACATGAACTTCCCTCTGCAG tcCATGTTCCAGGCATCCCATTCTGGGAAAGGCGGCGTGTACGACACCCAGGCGAGCAAGATGAAGAAGAAGCCCAACATGATGATCCACTCTGACCCCAGCATTCTCG GCTACTCGTTCTTGGGTGCAGGGGAGCGAATGATCCTGGGCGAGATGGAGACCGTGGAGGATTACTAA